The following coding sequences are from one Solea solea chromosome 11, fSolSol10.1, whole genome shotgun sequence window:
- the pmelb gene encoding premelanosome protein b isoform X2, giving the protein MWTPAVLLLLLLLAVTSHTVAKPKNRFTRYPSWNTKMYPVWKDADPRYRDSWKGGRVTVSVANDSPTLTGAKVTFTIDLEFPHNQKVQPDGEVVWAEDSFANGTKYYESRPVYPTQNTDWEAVFPDGTPFAKDQKPGFVFVWKTWGQYWQVADGPSSSLTIGTDDIPLGSYTMDIVIYHYRSKERFIPLGYASTQFSITDQIPFAVALEQIDDIVAGDLRFIQNRAITFTVTLHDPSQYLSDADVTFNWDFGDESGALISRELTVTHTYITSGSFKPRVVIQAVIPDKTCNPPVDPTTQTPGPHPEEYNTEDEASTASASQPVQETPTVAKTPSTINHDTPVDTDAGTGLTAGAKQTVTLTSQATVVGAAKSDADGDCVIYRYGSFCTGIEVFEGIRTVEITKVDNAVTATSKMGKKVVDITVTCQGSFPREVCSVILDADCLKPIHTVCNTVEPSQECQLVLRHFFNYSGVYCINVSMSNDVSLAVTSSKFNIGISPGVSSSGAIALLLGFLALVLVIGIVAYTYKRFKSYRPLKEDLLVSGGQQVNGDQRCSAPSVLCNLLKRREAVDIGPLLQDKPV; this is encoded by the exons ATGTGGACCcctgctgttctgctgctgctgctgctgctggcagtgACTTCACACACTGTGGCAA AGCCTAAAAACCGTTTCACTCGCTATCCGTCATGGAACACCAAGATGTACCCAGTTTGGAAAGATGCAGACCCACGATACAGAGACTCCTGGAAAG GTGGACGAGTGACCGTCAGTGTAGCAAATGATTCTCCAACTCTGACCGGAGCCAAAGTCACCTTCACCATCGACCTGGAGTTCCCACACAATCAGAAAGTGCAGCCTGATGGAGAAGTTGTTTGGGCTGAAGACTCATTTGCCAACG GAACAAAATACTATGAGTCCCGGCCAGTTTACccaacacagaacacagactgGGAGGCTGTTTTTCCTGATGGGACCCCGTTTGCAAAGGACCAGAAGCCAGGTTTCGTGTTTGTCTGGAAGACCTGGG GTCAGTACTGGCAGGTGGCAGACGgaccctcctcctctctgaccaTTGGTACAGACGACATCCCGTTGGGCTCCTATACCATGGACATCGTCATCTACCACTACCGCAGCAAAGAGAGGTTCATCCCTCTGGGATATGCCTCCACTCAGTTCTCCATCACTG ATCAAATCCCTTTCGCTGTCGCCTTGGAACAAATCGATGACATAGTGGCAGGAGACCTGCGTTTCATCCAGAACAGAGCAATAACCTTCACCGTCACCCTCCATGACCCCAGCCAGTACCTCAGTGATGCGGACGTCACCTTCAACTGGGACTTCGGAGACGAAAGTGGCGCGCTCATATCCAGAGAGCTGACCGTCACTCACACCTACATCACCTCTGGCTCATTCAAGCCTCGGGTGGTGATCCAGGCAGTCATCCCGGATAAGACCTGCAATCCGCCAGTTGATCCCACGACCCAGACTCCTGGTCCACATCCAG AGGAATACAACACTGAAGATGAGGCCTCCACGGCCTCCGCCAGCCAACCTGTGCAGGAAACACCCACAGTGGCCAAGACTCCCTCCACCATTAACCATGACACACCAGTGGACACTGATGCAGGGACTGGGCTCACAGCAG GTGCAAAGCAAACAGTGACCCTAACAAGCCAAGCTACAGTGGTGGGAGCTGCTAAAAGCGATGCCGATGGCGATTGTGTGATTTATCGTTATGGCTCCTTCTGCACTGGCATTGAAGTGTTTG AGGGCATCAGAACAGTAGAGATCACAAAAGTGGACAATGCTGTCACGGCAACATCGAAAATGGGCAAAAAGGTTGTGGATATCACCGTTACCTGCCAGGGAAG CTTTCCCAGGGAAGTGTGCAGTGTGATTCTGGATGCAGACTGCTTGAAACCAATTCACACAGTGTGCAACACGGTGGAGCCGTCACAGGAGTGTCAGCTGGTGCTGCGTCACTTCTTCAACTACTCTGGTGTCTACTGCATCAACGTGTCCATGTCCAATGATGTCAGTTTAGCCGTCACCAGTTCCAAATTCAACATTGGGATAA GTCCTGGTGTTTCCTCCTCTGGCGCCATTGCCCTGTTGCTGGGTTTCCTGGCTCTTGTTCTAGTCATAGGAATAGTGGCATATACCTACAA GCGTTTCAAGTCCTACCGACCTCTGAAGGAGGACCTGCTCGTGTCAGGAGGTCAGCAGGTCAACGGGGATCAGCGCTGCTCTGCGCCATCCGTCCTCTGCAACCTCCTGAAGAGACGAGAAGCTGTCGACATTGGCCCTCTGCTGCAGGACAAGCCGGTGTGA
- the LOC131468198 gene encoding cyclin-T1-like, with the protein MTSKDDVTDIYNYFPVTNRPSFCEIAGDFRALYIRSNNRNSWYYTRQQMDNSPSRRTGIYPDKELSHRQQAAKLIQDMGQQLNMSQLAINTAIVYMHRFYMIQSFTRFHRNVVAPATLFLAAKVEEQPRRLEHVIRVSHACLNPQAYLPQVGDLVSLENIILKTLGFEIAIEHPHSHVIKCTQLVRVSTELAQDAYLMATHSLLLTTFCLQYSPSVVACACIHLASKRVNCGIPVSTNGKPWWENIDPTVTLELLDETPEQSRTCQDACIN; encoded by the exons ATGACTAGTAAGgatgacgtcacagatatctACAACTACT TTCCTGTGACGAACAGACCCTCCTTCTGTGAGATTGCAGGTGATTTTCGCGCGCTCTACATCCGGAGCAATAACAGAAACAGCTGGTACTACACCCGCCAACAAATGGATAACAGCCCTTCTCGACGAACCGGAATTTATCCAGACAAGGAGCTGTCCCACAGACAACAAGCGGCGAAACTGATCCAGGACATGGGACAGCAGCTCAATAT GTCCCAACTTGCAATCAATACAGCCATTGTGTACATGCATCGATTCTACATGATCCAGTCTTTCACCAGATTTCACAGGAAT GTTGTGGCTCCCGCCACTCTCTTCCTTGCTGCAAAGGTGGAGGAGCAGCCCCGGAGACTGGAACATGTTATCAGAGTGTCCCATGCGTGTCTCAATCCTCAGGCCTACCTACCTCAAGTAGGAGACCTGGTCAGTCTTGAGAACATAATACTCAAAACCCTGG GTTTTGAAATTGCCATTGAACATCCCCATAGTCATGTTATCAAGTGCACTCAGCTTGTCAG AGTGAGTACAGAGTTGGCCCAGGATGCATACCTTATGGCCACACACAG TCTCCTCTTAACCACATTCTGTCTACAATACAGTCCATCAGTTGTGGCCTGTGCTTGTATCCACCTCGCCTCCAAAAGGGTCAACTGTGGGATTCCTGTTTCCACCAATGGCAAACCATGGTGGGAGAATATAGATCCCACAGTCACTCTGGAACTGCTGGATG aGACCCCAGAACAGAGCAGAACATGTCAAGATGCCTGCATCAACTGA
- the sarnp gene encoding SAP domain-containing ribonucleoprotein produces MAEVVELQKLKLAELRQECDARGLETKGNKGDLIARLQAYLDEHEEDVDVDEVLAEDAEEFAKVETDNSVKDDKDSESVESPTPTEKKVVKISPPASASDKLQKRAERFSVPASAESKKAVRAARFGLPTDAASPSPGLVANSKAAVDIDQLKKRAERFGMNVSSISQKVEEDEKLKKRKERFGILTSAGGAGKADVEAKKVKRAERFGKV; encoded by the exons atggCCGAAGTGGTGGAGCTACAGAAGCTGAAG CTTGCTGAACTGAGGCAGGAGTGTGACGCCCGAGGTCTGGAAACCAAGGGAAACAAAGGGGACCTGATTGCTCGACTGCAAGCCTACCTGGACGAACATG aagaagatgTGGATGTCGATGAGGTGCTGGCAGAGGATGCAGAG gaaTTCGCTAAAGTCGAGACTGATAATAGCGTAAAGGACGACAAGGATTCCGAATCTGTTGAGAGTCCAAC ACCTACcgaaaagaaagtggtgaaaatATCTCCTCCAGCATCTGCCAGTGAT AAACTCCAGAAGAGAGCAGAACGCTTCAGCGTGCCTGCATCAGCTGAAAGCAAAAAGGCTGTACGCGCAGCAAG GTTTGGTTTACCTACAGATGCTGCCAGTCCATCTCCAG GTCTCGTGGCTAACAGTAAAGCGGCt GTGGATATTGACCAGCTGAAGAAGAGAGCCGAGCGATTCGGCATGAATGTTTCATCCATTTCACAGAAG GTGGAAGAGgatgaaaagctgaaaaaaaggaaggagagaTTTGGGATCTTAACAAGTGCAGGTGGAGCTGGCAAAGCTGATGTTGAG GCAAAGAAAGTGAAGAGGGCTGAACGTTTTGGAAAAGTGTAA
- the LOC131469234 gene encoding tubulin alpha chain-like codes for MRECISIHVGQAGVQIGNACWELYCLEHGIQPDGQMPSDKTLGGGDDSFNTFFSETGAGKHVPRAVFVDLEPTVIDEVRTGTYRQLFHPEQLITGKEDAANNYARGHYTIGKETIDLVLDRIRKLADQCTGLQGFLVFHSFGGGTGSGFTSLLMERLSVDYGKKSKLEFSIYPAPQVSTAVVEPYNSILTTHTTLEHSDCAFMVDNEAIYDICRRNLDIERPTYTNLNRLISQIVSSITASLRFDGALNVDLTEFQTNLVPYPRIHFPLATYAPVISAEKAYHEQLSVSEITNACFEPANQMVKCDPRHGKYMACCLLFRGDVVPKDVNAAIATIKTKRSIQFVDWCPTGFKVGINYQPPTVVPGGDLAKVQRAVCMLSNTTAIAEAWARLDHKFDLMYAKRAFVHWYVGEGMEEGEFSEAREDMAALEKDYEEVGVDSIEGEGEEEGEEY; via the exons ATG CGTGAGTGTATCTCCATACATGTCGGTCAGGCTGGTGTGCAGATCGGCAATGCCTGCTGGGAGCTTTACTGCCTGGAACATGGGATCCAGCCTGATGGACAGATGCCCAGTGACAAAACTCTTGGAGGGGGAGACGATTCCTTCAACACCTTCTTCAGTGAGACTGGAGCTGGAAAGCATGTCCCCAGAGCTGTTTTTGTCGACCTGGAGCCCACTGTCATCG ATGAGGTGCGCACTGGGACCTACCGCCAGCTGTTCCACCCTGAGCAGCTGATCACTGGGAAGGAAGATGCTGCCAACAACTATGCACGTGGACATTACACTATTGGCAAGGAGACCATTGACCTGGTGCTGGACAGGATCCGCAAACTG gcTGACCAGTGCACTGGTCTGCAGGGCTTCCTGGTTTTCCACAGCTTTGGAGGTGGCACCGGCTCTGGCTTCACCTCCCTGCTGATGGAGCGTCTGTCTGTCGATTATGGCAAGAAGTCCAAGCTCGAGTTCTCCATCTACCCAGCTCCCCAGGTGTCCACTGCAGTGGTGGAGCCCTACAACTCCATCCTGACCACCCACACCACCCTGGAGCACTCTGACTGTGCGTTCATGGTGGATAATGAGGCCATCTATGATATCTGCCGCAGGAACCTCGACATCGAGCGTCCTACATACACCAACCTGAACAGGCTAATCAGTCAGATTGTGTCCTCCATCACTGCCTCCCTCCGTTTCGATGGGGCCCTCAATGTTGATCTGACCGAGTTCCAGACCAATCTGGTGCCATATCCCCGTATCCACTTCCCTCTGGCCACCTACGCCCCTGTCATCTCTGCTGAGAAGGCGTACCATGAGCAGCTCTCGGTGTCTGAGATCACAAACGCCTGCTTCGAACCAGCCAATCAGATGGTGAAATGTGACCCTCGTCATGGCAAGTACATGGCCTGCTGCCTGCTGTTCCGCGGTGATGTGGTGCCCAAAGATGTCAATGCTGCCATCGCCACCATCAAGACCAAGCGCTCCATCCAGTTTGTGGACTGGTGTCCCACTGGTTTCAAGGTCGGCATCAACTACCAGCCACCCACTGTGGTTCCTGGTGGAGACCTGGCCAAGGTCCAGAGAGCTGTGTGCATGCTGAGCAACACCACTGCCATCGCTGAGGCCTGGGCTCGGCTCGACCACAAGTTTGACCTGATGTATGCCAAGCGCGCCTTTGTTCACTGGTATGTAGGTGAGGGTATGGAGGAAGGAGAGTTCTCTGAGGCCAGAGAGGACATGGCAGCGCTCGAGAAAGATTATGAGGAGGTGGGAGTCGACTCCATTGagggtgagggagaggaggaaggagaagaataCTAA
- the tuba1a gene encoding tubulin alpha-1A chain, translated as MRECISIHVGQAGVQIGNACWELYCLEHGIQPDGQMPSDKTIGGGDDSFNTFFSETGAGKHVPRAVFVDLEPTVIDEVRSGTYRQLFHPEQLITGKEDAANNYARGHYTIGKEIIDLVLDRIRKLADQCTGLQGFLVFHSFGGGTGSGFTSLLMERLSVDYGKKSKLEFSIYPAPQVSTAVVEPYNAILTTHTTLEHSDCAFMVDNEAIYDICRRNLDIERPSYTNLNRLIGQIVSSITASLRFDGALNVDLTEFQTNLVPYPRIHFPLATYAPVISAEKAYHEQLSVSEITNACFEPANQMVKCDPRHGKYMACCLLYRGDVVPKDVNAAIATIKTKRSIQFVDWCPTGFKVGINYQPPTVVPGGDLAKVQRAVCMLSNTTAIAEAWARLDHKFDLMYAKRAFVHWYVGEGMEEGEFSEAREDMAALEKDYEEVGVDSIEGEGEEEGEEY; from the exons ATG CGTGAGTGCATCTCCATCCACGTTGGTCAGGCTGGTGTCCAGATCGGCAATGCCTGCTGGGAGCTTTACTGTCTGGAACATGGGATCCAGCCTGATGGACAGATGCCCAGTGACAAGACCATTGGGGGAGGAGACGACTCCTTCAACACCTTCTTCAGTGAGACTGGAGCTGGAAAGCACGTCCCCAGAGCAGTTTTTGTTGACCTGGAGCCCACTGTCATTG ATGAGGTGCGCAGTGGGACCTACCGCCAGCTTTTCCACCCTGAGCAGCTGATCACCGGGAAGGAAGATGCTGCCAACAACTACGCCCGTGGACACTACACTATTGGCAAGGAGATCATTGACCTGGTGCTGGACAGGATCCGCAAACTG GCTGACCAGTGCACTGGTCTGCAGGGCTTCCTGGTTTTCCACAGCTTTGGAGGTGGCACCGGCTCTGGCTTCACCTCCCTGCTGATGGAGCGTCTGTCTGTCGATTATGGCAAGAAGTCCAAGCTAGAGTTCTCCATCTACCCAGCTCCCCAGGTGTCCACTGCAGTGGTGGAGCCCTACAATGCTATCCTGACCACCCACACCACCCTGGAGCACTCTGACTGTGCTTTCATGGTAGATAATGAGGCCATCTATGATATCTGCCGCAGGAACCTCGACATCGAGCGTCCTTCCTACACAAACCTGAACAGGCTCATTGGTCAGATTGTGTCCTCCATCACTGCCTCCCTCCGTTTCGATGGGGCCCTCAATGTTGATTTGACCGAGTTCCAGACCAATCTGGTGCCATATCCCCGTATCCACTTCCCTCTGGCCACCTACGCCCCTGTCATCTCTGCTGAGAAGGCGTACCATGAGCAGCTCTCGGTGTCTGAGATCACAAACGCCTGCTTCGAACCAGCCAATCAGATGGTGAAATGTGACCCTCGTCATGGCAAGTACATGGCCTGCTGTCTCTTGTATCGTGGTGACGTGGTGCCCAAAGATGTCAACGCTGCCATCGCCACCATCAAGACCAAGCGCTCCATCCAGTTTGTGGACTGGTGTCCCACTGGTTTCAAGGTCGGCATCAACTACCAGCCACCCACTGTGGTTCCTGGTGGAGACCTGGCCAAGGTCCAGAGAGCTGTGTGCATGCTGAGCAACACCACTGCTATCGCTGAGGCCTGGGCTCGGCTCGACCACAAGTTTGACCTGATGTATGCCAAGCGCGCCTTTGTTCACTGGTATGTAG
- the pmelb gene encoding premelanosome protein b isoform X1, which produces MWTPAVLLLLLLLAVTSHTVAKPKNRFTRYPSWNTKMYPVWKDADPRYRDSWKGGRVTVSVANDSPTLTGAKVTFTIDLEFPHNQKVQPDGEVVWAEDSFANGTKYYESRPVYPTQNTDWEAVFPDGTPFAKDQKPGFVFVWKTWGQYWQVADGPSSSLTIGTDDIPLGSYTMDIVIYHYRSKERFIPLGYASTQFSITDQIPFAVALEQIDDIVAGDLRFIQNRAITFTVTLHDPSQYLSDADVTFNWDFGDESGALISRELTVTHTYITSGSFKPRVVIQAVIPDKTCNPPVDPTTQTPGPHPGKVSALSALSLLVSTKSTSLNVNMASSDTEEYNTEDEASTASASQPVQETPTVAKTPSTINHDTPVDTDAGTGLTAGAKQTVTLTSQATVVGAAKSDADGDCVIYRYGSFCTGIEVFEGIRTVEITKVDNAVTATSKMGKKVVDITVTCQGSFPREVCSVILDADCLKPIHTVCNTVEPSQECQLVLRHFFNYSGVYCINVSMSNDVSLAVTSSKFNIGISPGVSSSGAIALLLGFLALVLVIGIVAYTYKRFKSYRPLKEDLLVSGGQQVNGDQRCSAPSVLCNLLKRREAVDIGPLLQDKPV; this is translated from the exons ATGTGGACCcctgctgttctgctgctgctgctgctgctggcagtgACTTCACACACTGTGGCAA AGCCTAAAAACCGTTTCACTCGCTATCCGTCATGGAACACCAAGATGTACCCAGTTTGGAAAGATGCAGACCCACGATACAGAGACTCCTGGAAAG GTGGACGAGTGACCGTCAGTGTAGCAAATGATTCTCCAACTCTGACCGGAGCCAAAGTCACCTTCACCATCGACCTGGAGTTCCCACACAATCAGAAAGTGCAGCCTGATGGAGAAGTTGTTTGGGCTGAAGACTCATTTGCCAACG GAACAAAATACTATGAGTCCCGGCCAGTTTACccaacacagaacacagactgGGAGGCTGTTTTTCCTGATGGGACCCCGTTTGCAAAGGACCAGAAGCCAGGTTTCGTGTTTGTCTGGAAGACCTGGG GTCAGTACTGGCAGGTGGCAGACGgaccctcctcctctctgaccaTTGGTACAGACGACATCCCGTTGGGCTCCTATACCATGGACATCGTCATCTACCACTACCGCAGCAAAGAGAGGTTCATCCCTCTGGGATATGCCTCCACTCAGTTCTCCATCACTG ATCAAATCCCTTTCGCTGTCGCCTTGGAACAAATCGATGACATAGTGGCAGGAGACCTGCGTTTCATCCAGAACAGAGCAATAACCTTCACCGTCACCCTCCATGACCCCAGCCAGTACCTCAGTGATGCGGACGTCACCTTCAACTGGGACTTCGGAGACGAAAGTGGCGCGCTCATATCCAGAGAGCTGACCGTCACTCACACCTACATCACCTCTGGCTCATTCAAGCCTCGGGTGGTGATCCAGGCAGTCATCCCGGATAAGACCTGCAATCCGCCAGTTGATCCCACGACCCAGACTCCTGGTCCACATCCAG GGAAAGTGTCAGCACTGTCTGCTCTCTCTCTACTGGTTTCCACCAAGTCAACTAGTCTGAATGTCAATATGGCGTCCTCTGACACAGAGGAATACAACACTGAAGATGAGGCCTCCACGGCCTCCGCCAGCCAACCTGTGCAGGAAACACCCACAGTGGCCAAGACTCCCTCCACCATTAACCATGACACACCAGTGGACACTGATGCAGGGACTGGGCTCACAGCAG GTGCAAAGCAAACAGTGACCCTAACAAGCCAAGCTACAGTGGTGGGAGCTGCTAAAAGCGATGCCGATGGCGATTGTGTGATTTATCGTTATGGCTCCTTCTGCACTGGCATTGAAGTGTTTG AGGGCATCAGAACAGTAGAGATCACAAAAGTGGACAATGCTGTCACGGCAACATCGAAAATGGGCAAAAAGGTTGTGGATATCACCGTTACCTGCCAGGGAAG CTTTCCCAGGGAAGTGTGCAGTGTGATTCTGGATGCAGACTGCTTGAAACCAATTCACACAGTGTGCAACACGGTGGAGCCGTCACAGGAGTGTCAGCTGGTGCTGCGTCACTTCTTCAACTACTCTGGTGTCTACTGCATCAACGTGTCCATGTCCAATGATGTCAGTTTAGCCGTCACCAGTTCCAAATTCAACATTGGGATAA GTCCTGGTGTTTCCTCCTCTGGCGCCATTGCCCTGTTGCTGGGTTTCCTGGCTCTTGTTCTAGTCATAGGAATAGTGGCATATACCTACAA GCGTTTCAAGTCCTACCGACCTCTGAAGGAGGACCTGCTCGTGTCAGGAGGTCAGCAGGTCAACGGGGATCAGCGCTGCTCTGCGCCATCCGTCCTCTGCAACCTCCTGAAGAGACGAGAAGCTGTCGACATTGGCCCTCTGCTGCAGGACAAGCCGGTGTGA